In Podospora pseudocomata strain CBS 415.72m chromosome 4, whole genome shotgun sequence, the genomic stretch ttgggggggagacTGATAGTAAGGCATTGGGAGTTGGCGGTGGTCAATAGTGGCCGGGCCAGGAGGCCAAACCAAACAACACGCGGGATAATATGACGGGACTAGATGTCCGTCGCGGGGGGGATGTGATTCACTTTATTATTTCGGTGTTGGACAGGCTCTATAATGTCATAGCAAACACAGTCAATATTGTTCGAGAATGGATGTCGTTGTTACCGGTCCTATTGCAAAACGACGCCCACAGACAAGCTCCATTGTCAGAAAGAAACCAAGTTTTTTCGATCCACCTACTTAGGAAACACACAGCACCCCCTATTCAAGCAAAACCTCTTGAATGCATTGCAACTTGGGGGCCGGTATTTCAGCCGGCCCCCATTACCATCTCTCAGCTTTCAGCTTTCTACCAGCATTAGTTTAACATGGCAGTAATATCATGCTAAAGAACCCTCGCCGAGAACAAGGCCGCCTCAACTCTGGCGGAGCTAACGCAAGTCACAGGTACGCAAGTCCGTCTGTCATTGCCGTCGACCGCGCCGCCCCGGCACGGCACACCCGAGCGGCAGAGTGAGATTCGGACCGGGGGATCTTGTTATTTTTGAGGGTAGTACATGAGGTCAATGTACAAGAACATTTGGGGGCTGATTGGCGGGGAACTCTACCTCTGCGTGGGGGAAAGAGGCGCGGTGATGGCCAGGTGAGGCCGGCGGATGATGTTCTTTGTCGGTTTGGGCCCGAAGGGGAGTGGTCATTATTTAGGCGAGTTGATATTGGATCGGGTtatgggaggagggtgtcggACTTTGGGagtttgtttgtgttgtATTTTGTTTCTCCTGGGTGTCGGTGACGAAGACAGAATGCTGTGGTGACGGTACGATACGTCGAGCGACTGAAGGTTCTGAAGAGACAACCATGATGTATGAGTGAAAAGTATATATCAAACTTCATACTTGGGTTCTCAGGCCAAATCTATAGAGCGCTGAATAACGGATGGCTCGTTGGTGCCTGGCTCAGTTTTCGTAAGTTGACCAACCGCGAGCCTGAGTATAAAGTGTTGGGCAATCTGGAGATAGAATGCTACGTTGACGCAGCTGCAGTGCACATAGTAGACCTTGCATCTTGTATCCCCATCGGGATATCGGATCCAACCACACAGTGCTACAAGGCCCTTACAGTGTAGACACACCACTGTAAGAGCCTCAACCCATAGAAAACGAACAGTCCTGGCATGGAAGTCCTTTGACCCCCCGATATGTCTATTAGTGATGCATCTATACCATGCGTTTGTGAAGGtatgccatcatcaacacctaATCTCAACGCCCCCCTTGCTCACGGTCAAATACTTGACTCCCTTGTAAGGTTTCATGtgctcccccatccctctACTCTTCCTCGGGTCAATAATGATGCTCTCAACCTTGATACCGCTCGGCAGCCACCCTTTGACAGCAAAACTAACCAAAGCCGAGCTCGGCATCAAAATCTTATTCTGCGCCTGTTTTTTCTCATCCCGTTCCGCTTCCCAAGCCTTATCCACCCCTTTCTCCTTTGTAGTACTCGTGACCGCAATGTCTTGATACGGCTCGTCGTAGTTATagtccccaccaccaccaccaaacccaaacccagtcggatcaccctcctccccctcctccgtcacctGCTGTCCCACAACCGTACACCTCAACACAAAAGCAGACATGCCCTGCGCCAGCTCCTTGTTGCTAATCGTCCACTccagcaccctctccccaggGTTATACGTCGCATCCCCTTTACTCGGCCTAATCTCCGGCACATTCCTCACATCCGCCGGCAACGGCACGGTAATCACCAAATCATGCAGCGAAGGCGACGCCGGAGTCCCGGCATTCGGAatcccaaaccctcctcccggccCACTGCCACCCCCTGACCCTCTCCCCTGAAGCCCAGTCCTCgcacccatcccccctccttgcACGCTCCCGCTGCTCCCAAAAACCTTATTCAACTGCACCCTCACCTCAAAATCCGACCCCGTcagccccaaccccgtcttcATCTCCAGACTAACCGGCAGTTTCACATTCCCCGTAGGCGGCTTCCCGTCCACGTCAAAAGGCAGCAAATCAACCTCATACCCCGCCAACGTAAACCTCCCATCTGGCGGGACAAAGCTCAACACGCCAGGTTGTTCCCTCCACTTTGCCAGTCTGACACACGGGTGAAAAACAGGCAAGTCAACGATCCCCTTCAGGTTATGCTTCCCCGACGGCCCGCTCAGCGTAACCACAATATCCGGCACGCCCGAAACCTTGGTCGTGAACGCTATCGTACCGTTGGCAAACGCCGCCAGCGGTCTCCCCGACGGCGCGAGCGTGACCGACAGCGTCTCCACCACATCAGCGTAGAGCTCATTGGAAGTGTGCCGGACatttgccctcctccacggcaGCGCGGGGGTGTTTTGTGATATcagcgatgacgacgacgcaGCGCTGCTTCCCatacctccccccaaacccccggCAAAGTTCTTCCCCGCAGATAGGTTCAACCCCCCCAGTAGCTTGTCCACCCAtccttccacctcgaccatGTCCCTTAGTGCGTTTGGttcggtggtgttgaccgTTCCGGCATCGCACATTTCTGTGAGGAGCTGGGCGACGACATCGTAGTTGCTTTCGATTTTGTGAGCCAGGAGTGGCGCGCCGAGGAATTCTTCAAAGGAGTCGACGATGCGGTGCAGGAActcgaggacgaggaggggttCGACttcggaggaggtggtgatgaggaataAGAGATTGGcgtgggcgagggagaagaccAGGGTTGGAGGGTTGGTCTGGGGGAGGTAGATCAGGTTCGGTCgtggggtgggatgggagaggtagaaggggaggaggtaggagggggagaggggacgGGAGGTGTAGGTGTGGGAGAGGATTGGGCTGCTTTGGAAAAAGGTGTCAACAGAAGAAGTGTAATTTAAAGTTGGAGAGAAACCTTACTTGTGCTCGTCGTAGATGTGAAGCGCCTCGATGACCCCGTTCATGGTGGGCAGCTTGGTTAGTGTGTGGTTGAAAGTGGTTCAGTTGGGGGGAAGCTGTTTGTTGGCGGGCACTGACGCAATGAGCTGTGGGAGCTTGCAAGGGTCCTCGGTGTGCCAAACGCTTGGCGCGCGACAAGGCCGTTTTGACAAGTGGGTCTTGAATTTGATGTTCCTGAACGTCTCATCCTCGAGGTCTCTCACTCCGAGTCAAATAACACCCATAACTCACATCTACATAACATCTCACAGAAATGGCTAAAGACGACATCCCACGCATCTCCCATCTCGACAGGCCCGAGAAGCTTGAGGATCTGCTCAAGCAAGACAGAGATGACGACTGCCTTTCGTGCAGGATAGTGGGTATGTTTTCGCCTTCTGGTTCCTCTCATGTCATCTCCATGGGCTCATGTTCTAATCCTGCATAACAGGCGGCGGTGCATTCTTGGGTCTTGCTGGTTACAGCTATCTCTCCGGTCAGCAACAATTACAAGCACAAAAGGCTGCCATCTTGGCTTCAAAATCGAGATTTGGTATGCGCAGCAGGAGTGCCGCCATCACGGGTCTCTCGTTAGGATTGGCCTATCTGGGTCTGTATAGGCTGTTTAAATGAGGaaagggaggtgatggagggacAAAGATGAACAATCACCACTCAATTGAGAAGACACCAGCTGTCATCTGACTTGGGCATTTCAAGATCTATGTCTCTTCGAATCCAAAGGGACCAATGGAAAAGAACACCGCCGAGCCAAGTCAGGGAGCCAGAGGGAAGACAAGTCGtaggaggagagggtgaagaaaATAGCCTCTACCATAATGTGTATATCACCATCTATTGCATCCACACCACATCCTACATACAGCGGGCTGAACGCAGTACAGCAAGGCATAGAACAGCATGTCgaaagcagaagaagaatgtCAAAAACTCACCAGCCAAACCCCAACAccttcgccatcctccccctccccccatccataTCCCTCATCTacatcgccttcttcctcctctgacaccacctctccctcagcaCCGAACTCACccacttcatcatcttcataCTCGTCGGTCACTGGCTCAGCTGCCTCTTCATGCACATTCTCGGCGAGTTAGCCTCCAGGTTCGGACACAAGCTTGGActtgccatcatctccctgaTCCTCAATCCACTCCGTCTTGTCGGTGGTTTCAAGTCACTTCCTGTGGCCATGCCTGTGTGGCTTGGTACTTTAAAAGAAACGGGGCATTACCGATGACTGCCAGGAATGGTTTGTTTGTGGGTACCCAACTCAGAAAATGGGCACATATGGGGGGGAACGCCTGCTTGTGGGATAACGTCGTCCACAACAGATTACAATTTTGTCCTGAGATAAAGATTTTGAGCTCTAAACACCACATGATTCGTGTCAATGCATATTCCAAAGCAACATTCTGCATAACATACAGCAAACAGCCGCTCCCTCCATGTTTCTAAACAAACGAGGGAGTCAAGGCTTTTCAAAGAACCATATGTACAGTACAACCTCCACACACACGCAAACAAGGACAAGACACTCTTTTTATGGGAGATGGAAACCAAAActcccatcaacctcctcttctaatAAAGCCCCCAAGACTtttcccaccaacccaccaacccatAAACCCCACCCGAAACTCACTTCCGATACCACATCCTCGTAATCTTGGTATTCCGCATCTTCCTCTGCAGCTGAAAAATCCCATACATCAATGCCTCGCTCGTCGGCGGGCACCCCGGCACATACACATCCACCGGCACAACCCTATCACACCCTCTTACAACACTATAACTATAGTGATAATACCCGCCCCCATTCGCGCACGACCCCATCGAGATAACCCAGCGCGGTTCAGGCATCTGATCATACACCTGCCGCAACGCCGGTGCCATCTTGTTGGTCAGCGTACCAGCCACAATCATGACGTCCGACTGGCGAGGCGAGGCGCGGAAAATGATACCGAGCCTGTCTTGGTCGTAGCGcggggtggagaggtgcATCATCTCGACGGCGCAGCAGGCCAGACCAAAGGTCATGGGCCAGAGAGACGACTGCCGGCCccagttggtgatgatgtcgagggtggtgctgttgagcACATAGTTAGCAACGGGggtggggaaaggggaaagggaggggggggggggaatgaCGTACAGCGCGTATTGGACAAAGCCCTTGGTGCCCTCCtggctgggaaggggaacCTCCTTTCGTTCGTGGAGCTTCGACAGCCCGTATCCACCGTGAGGCTGGACAGCGCCGGCGTCCTTGCgggccgacgacgagatgGCCGCCGCGGCGCGATGGGGGACGAGCTGGGTCATGGTAGGGCGTGCTGTCCAAGAGTAGCAACAATGATTAGCCTTGTGTTCCTTATCCCCCGTCCCTCTCCCAGCAACCACATTTCCCCTTCTGCCCAAAACATCCAGCTCAGCTTACCTCGTAGCGCCAGCGAGGCGCCTGTCCTCGCGGAGGCAAGCATCTTGTCCGTGGTATAGGTTGTGGTAGGTGGTCTGGAATTCGTCGTCGGCGTTCCAAGCCTCAATTGCCGGGCCCCGAGCAGGCAAGTCGCACGAGGTAGCGGAGTGGTTGTTGAGTGGAGAGGTTCCGAATCGGCGAGCAACTTGGGGAGATTGGGAAAAAGAACCCCACGAACGAACTCGATCTCTATCAAAGGCTGGGAAAGCGGCGGTTCGACGTTGATATCCCCGAGCGCTTTTCGCCTTCTCTCTTTCGCCCGCCCGCCGTGCAGGGGCCAGGTTCTAAGCACAAACTGGCGGGTTTTGATTGGTGGGGTCGCCTGAATGTGGGGTACAAAATGACCCGCCTTTCGCAACGCTCGGCATTTTCCGACCTGTTTTGACGCTATGGCCAGCTTTGAGCTCTGATGGCGGTTCTAATTGGTGACGACATCACTTGATGTTGAACCTCCCATACGTTCCGATGAATCTCATCAAGAGTTACTTTGTGTACAGACACCAATTCTATGAACAGAGGGAATTTGGCGGACTTTTGACATGATTATCTCCATCAGCAAGGAGGATCTCTACCCACAAGACCAAGTAAAGACATCTATGCATTGCTGACATGGAAATGCAAACCAATGGGAGGTCGACCTCCAATCCAACATCTCAAGCCTCGACGATAAATACAACAGATGCTAACAATGAAACCCAAACAACACGCGCACCTCATTATTAATGTCGGCCCATCACAACTTGAAGGCACCGCTGGTATGAGGTCCCTTGTGCTCCACAATCTTCttcccatccaacccaacaacctcacccttTCTATTGATCACCTTGACACCGCCCTTCTTGAGATCGTTCATTGTCTCCCGTTGGGCCTCGGCTTTCTTGTTGACAGGCTTGTTGGCATCAAGGCCACCGGCCTTGCGGATGCGCTCCTTCTCACGTCTACGTCTcctggccttctcctcgcggCTCATTTCCTGCTTGGCCACTGGCAAGCCGCTCTTGGCCAcaacctcgcccttctcAGCCGAATCCTTGCCTGGCGCGTAGACCTCCTGGGGCGCAATCATGCTCTCGCCGCCGGCAACACCCTGGGCAGTGGTGGGTTGAGCAtcctccatggccaccgTAGCGACATCGGCCACGACGGTAAGAGTGGGAGCCACAGGCTTGGGCTTGTAGTGCCAGCTGCTGAGAGCGTCAAGCCGGGCGCTGACGTCCTTCCACATCtgcttgatctcctcctcgtccttccGCGTCTTGTCGTCAGCCGCGCTGACGTAGACGTCAGGGTTGGACTCCTTAATGTGCTGCTCCTCGTATATCTCGGCCAAACTTTGCTTGCCCTTGGTGTCCTCGATATCCACCAGGCCGCGGCGGGCCGAGTTCGGGTTGCCAAAGTCATCGGGACGGCGGCGAAGAACTTCGTCGAATTCGTTTGCGAGAATGCGTCGCTTGATGAGTTCCTCGATAGACTCGGAGACGTCCTCCGTCATGACTGGTACCGGCTTACCGGCATGCTCAAAGTCAAGATCCTCCTCGAGTAGCGAGTTAATGGGACGAGCCTGCGCAGTGGCCTCACCGGATAAGGTCCAAGCCCGCTTGGCCACCAATTCAGATTCGAGTTTGCGAATTTCATCCGCAATCTTGGCCCGTCTGCGCTCGTGGGCGGAGCGACGGGATTTGGGATTTCCGGCCGAGGCATCAGACAGAGCGTCTTCCTCGGCGGAAAACTCGGATAGATCATCAAAGAGATCACGCTTGACATCGTTCTCGGCTCTTTCCATATCCTCCTCGGTCGGCTGGAACGGCTTCTTGGGCATGTATGGTTTTCTCTGATTgcccgtcttcttctttgctggTGGCGCGAAGAAGTCCTTGTAGTAGATATCGTTGGCGGTAAGGTCCATGTCCATATCGTCAGCACCGGCAGGCtggtcatcatcaccctcgtcatcctcgctgTCGCTGAACTTGGCCAAATCTGCGAGCTCCTTCTTGCTCAATGCTGgtccctcgtcgtcctcgtcatcatccataTCCATGTCATCCATGTCCGTGTCCGAATCCTCATCCTTGGCTCCCTTCTTGCCAAATTTGTTGACTGCGAACGGGTCTCCGTGCCAATCGACagcctcctcgtcgctgGCGTAATCTGTATTTGGATCTGCGCGAGCATCCTGATCCTCGAACCATTGGGTTTGCTTGTTGAACTCGTCTATTGAGAAGAAGCCGTCGTTGAGTCCGTTGGGGTCTTCAACGAAGTCGGCGGCTTCAGCTTCAgagtcttcttcatccccatcatcttctccgtcctcttccacctcggccccttcctcttcttcacccatctcctcgtcctcctcatcttcgtcatcgtcttcatcttcgtcgtcatcctcggcttccaAATCGAACATGCtctcgccttcttcgccgaTACTGGATGTCTCCTCGTCAGAGTCCTCAGTATCGGCCTCACTGCCCTCGTCAACATCGGAAGATGCGCTcgcgtcatcctcatcgtccgaTCCAACTTCAAACCCATCCTTGCCGAAATCCAGAGCCTTGGTCCCAGCGCCTTCTTGCTCGATTTCGTTGTTCTCCTCGAGTTCTTCCAGGACCGATGTCGACTCCTGAAGCGCGCTGCTGATGATCTTCTTTGCCTGCTGCCATACTTGATCTGTTTCGAAGCCGTCGATGTGCAGTTTTCTGATTTTTAGAATGGCGCTCTGACCGTAGCTGCCGTCtctcttgcgcttcttgccAGCCTCGCGGAgcctctgctgctgttgatcgCTGACCGGGCCAGCCAGAGAGTCGAGCGTCTCTTTTGCCAATTGCAGCGAGCCGTTTGGGAGCAGAGGTGGGGGCTGCAGGAAAACATGGCGGTTTGCCGGGGCAGTCGAGTCGAGGAAGAGCGCGATGGCCGAGCTGGGCCCGAGGGCGGCTACACCGTTTTGCGACATGACGGGAAGattggtgagggtgtgggaggtggaggtgaggtccGAGTTGCTGCCTGTCGACCCTGCCATGCTTTTTGGTTCTGGCGAATTGTGGTTGTGGCGTCGCGA encodes the following:
- a CDS encoding hypothetical protein (EggNog:ENOG503P6SM), which translates into the protein MAKDDIPRISHLDRPEKLEDLLKQDRDDDCLSCRIVGGGAFLGLAGYSYLSGQQQLQAQKAAILASKSRFGMRSRSAAITGLSLGLAYLGLYRLFK
- the MPP10 gene encoding U3 snoRNP protein (COG:A; EggNog:ENOG503NXG1; BUSCO:EOG09263ROQ) translates to MAGSTGSNSDLTSTSHTLTNLPVMSQNGVAALGPSSAIALFLDSTAPANRHVFLQPPPLLPNGSLQLAKETLDSLAGPVSDQQQQRLREAGKKRKRDGSYGQSAILKIRKLHIDGFETDQVWQQAKKIISSALQESTSVLEELEENNEIEQEGAGTKALDFGKDGFEVGSDDEDDASASSDVDEGSEADTEDSDEETSSIGEEGESMFDLEAEDDDEDEDDDEDEEDEEMGEEEEGAEVEEDGEDDGDEEDSEAEAADFVEDPNGLNDGFFSIDEFNKQTQWFEDQDARADPNTDYASDEEAVDWHGDPFAVNKFGKKGAKDEDSDTDMDDMDMDDDEDDEGPALSKKELADLAKFSDSEDDEGDDDQPAGADDMDMDLTANDIYYKDFFAPPAKKKTGNQRKPYMPKKPFQPTEEDMERAENDVKRDLFDDLSEFSAEEDALSDASAGNPKSRRSAHERRRAKIADEIRKLESELVAKRAWTLSGEATAQARPINSLLEEDLDFEHAGKPVPVMTEDVSESIEELIKRRILANEFDEVLRRRPDDFGNPNSARRGLVDIEDTKGKQSLAEIYEEQHIKESNPDVYVSAADDKTRKDEEEIKQMWKDVSARLDALSSWHYKPKPVAPTLTVVADVATVAMEDAQPTTAQGVAGGESMIAPQEVYAPGKDSAEKGEVVAKSGLPVAKQEMSREEKARRRRREKERIRKAGGLDANKPVNKKAEAQRETMNDLKKGGVKVINRKGEVVGLDGKKIVEHKGPHTSGAFKL
- a CDS encoding hypothetical protein (COG:U; EggNog:ENOG503NZ29), translating into MNGVIEALHIYDEHNSPILSHTYTSRPLSPSYLLPFYLSHPTPRPNLIYLPQTNPPTLVFSLAHANLLFLITTSSEVEPLLVLEFLHRIVDSFEEFLGAPLLAHKIESNYDVVAQLLTEMCDAGTVNTTEPNALRDMVEVEGWVDKLLGGLNLSAGKNFAGGLGGGMGSSAASSSSLISQNTPALPWRRANVRHTSNELYADVVETLSVTLAPSGRPLAAFANGTIAFTTKVSGVPDIVVTLSGPSGKHNLKGIVDLPVFHPCVRLAKWREQPGVLSFVPPDGRFTLAGYEVDLLPFDVDGKPPTGNVKLPVSLEMKTGLGLTGSDFEVRVQLNKVFGSSGSVQGGGMGARTGLQGRGSGGGSGPGGGFGIPNAGTPASPSLHDLVITVPLPADVRNVPEIRPSKGDATYNPGERVLEWTISNKELAQGMSAFVLRCTVVGQQVTEEGEEGDPTGFGFGGGGGDYNYDEPYQDIAVTSTTKEKGVDKAWEAERDEKKQAQNKILMPSSALVSFAVKGWLPSGIKVESIIIDPRKSRGMGEHMKPYKGVKYLTVSKGGVEIRC
- the PaNUO19.3 gene encoding PSST subunit of the respiratory complex I (EggNog:ENOG503NVKG; COG:C), which translates into the protein MLASARTGASLALRARPTMTQLVPHRAAAAISSSARKDAGAVQPHGGYGLSKLHERKEVPLPSQEGTKGFVQYALTTLDIITNWGRQSSLWPMTFGLACCAVEMMHLSTPRYDQDRLGIIFRASPRQSDVMIVAGTLTNKMAPALRQVYDQMPEPRWVISMGSCANGGGYYHYSYSVVRGCDRVVPVDVYVPGCPPTSEALMYGIFQLQRKMRNTKITRMWYRK